A stretch of Pseudomonas taetrolens DNA encodes these proteins:
- a CDS encoding mandelate racemase family protein, translated as MRITAVNVQVFSYPTRRAVDSAGHAHPGDVAQAQMALLRIQTEDGNEGYAFGAPELIRPYVLDGFVRKVLVGQNAFDREKIWHELAHWQRGSASQLTDRALALVEQALWDWAGRKLGVPVHKLIGGFRDKVPAYGSTMCGDELPGGLATPEDYGRFAETLVKRGYKAIKLHTWMPPVSFAPSPRIDIKACAAVREAVGPDIALMLDGYHWYSRTDALYIGRELQKLDFAWFEEPMMEDSAESYAWLAGQLEIPVLGPETLAGKHLSRASWVKHDVCDILRAGVAGVGGIAPCLKVAHMAESFGMDCEIHGNGAANLAVVGAIKNCTWYERGLLHPYLDYDEVPAYLKRLVDPMDSDGFVHLSDLPGLGEEIDFDFIETHTLTRF; from the coding sequence ATGAGAATTACTGCAGTCAACGTCCAGGTGTTTTCCTACCCGACCCGCCGCGCAGTAGACAGTGCCGGCCATGCCCATCCCGGCGATGTTGCCCAGGCCCAAATGGCGCTGTTGCGCATCCAGACCGAGGATGGCAATGAGGGATATGCCTTTGGCGCGCCTGAGTTGATCCGGCCCTATGTGCTCGACGGTTTTGTGCGCAAGGTACTGGTCGGGCAAAACGCCTTCGATCGCGAAAAAATCTGGCACGAACTGGCGCACTGGCAACGTGGTAGCGCCAGTCAATTGACTGATCGCGCGCTGGCGCTGGTGGAGCAGGCGTTGTGGGATTGGGCGGGGCGCAAGCTGGGCGTGCCGGTGCACAAGCTCATCGGCGGTTTCCGCGACAAGGTGCCGGCGTACGGGTCCACGATGTGTGGCGATGAACTGCCGGGTGGATTGGCAACCCCTGAAGATTACGGGCGTTTTGCCGAGACCCTGGTCAAGCGTGGCTACAAGGCAATCAAGCTGCACACCTGGATGCCGCCGGTGTCGTTTGCGCCCAGCCCGCGTATAGATATCAAGGCCTGCGCCGCCGTGCGAGAAGCGGTCGGCCCGGACATCGCCCTGATGCTCGATGGTTATCACTGGTACAGCCGTACCGACGCGCTATATATCGGCCGCGAACTGCAAAAGCTCGACTTTGCCTGGTTTGAAGAACCGATGATGGAAGACTCCGCCGAGTCTTATGCCTGGCTGGCAGGGCAACTGGAAATCCCGGTGCTGGGCCCGGAAACCCTGGCCGGTAAACACTTGAGCCGCGCCAGTTGGGTGAAGCACGACGTCTGCGATATTTTGCGTGCCGGTGTAGCGGGTGTCGGGGGGATTGCACCTTGCCTGAAGGTGGCGCACATGGCCGAATCCTTTGGCATGGATTGCGAAATTCACGGTAACGGGGCCGCCAACCTGGCGGTGGTCGGCGCGATCAAGAACTGTACCTGGTATGAGCGCGGGCTGTTGCACCCGTACCTGGATTACGACGAAGTGCCGGCCTATCTCAAGCGACTGGTTGATCCAATGGACAGCGATGGTTTTGTACACCTGTCGGATCTGCCAGGCCTGGGCGAAGAGATCGATTTCGATTTCATCGAGACCCATACCCTCACCCGCTTTTGA
- a CDS encoding oligogalacturonate-specific porin KdgM family protein, protein MNNPLRTLVTVATLCLPFCVNADSASINYRHQFTEDDSIHADRIKLSYRMDSGLGFEGELKYRTAGDREDVAYDNIVNNGHELTVNYNYKLSPQSTLTPALQIDSSKDATTYKLGLKYAYKINDTFYTAVRYRHDARKLDRDQVNADIPDRAKDNQTTHRLEGWLGYTPASKWALEYQYIYFKTDYIRYDNKKSDYEQNLAVKYKLSKQWAPFMEIGDIKVNATSDDRQARWRLGVQYNFM, encoded by the coding sequence ATGAACAATCCATTACGTACGCTCGTAACTGTTGCGACCCTGTGTCTGCCGTTCTGCGTCAATGCCGATTCCGCCAGCATCAACTACCGCCATCAGTTCACTGAGGACGACAGTATTCATGCTGATCGGATCAAGCTCAGCTACCGCATGGACAGCGGCCTGGGATTTGAGGGGGAACTGAAATACCGCACGGCCGGGGATCGAGAAGATGTGGCGTACGACAACATCGTTAATAACGGCCACGAGCTGACCGTCAATTACAACTACAAGCTCAGCCCGCAATCGACGCTAACACCGGCCTTGCAGATCGACAGCTCCAAGGACGCGACGACTTACAAGCTGGGCTTGAAGTACGCCTACAAAATCAACGACACCTTCTACACCGCCGTGCGTTATCGCCATGACGCCAGAAAGCTTGATCGTGACCAGGTCAACGCAGATATCCCCGATCGCGCCAAGGATAACCAGACCACTCACCGGCTGGAGGGCTGGCTCGGCTATACCCCGGCCAGCAAGTGGGCCCTGGAATACCAGTACATTTATTTCAAGACCGACTACATCCGCTATGACAACAAGAAGAGCGATTACGAACAGAACCTGGCCGTCAAATACAAGCTGTCCAAACAATGGGCACCGTTCATGGAAATCGGCGACATCAAGGTCAACGCCACTAGCGACGATCGTCAGGCCCGCTGGCGTCTGGGGGTTCAGTACAACTTCATGTAA
- a CDS encoding NAD-dependent epimerase/dehydratase family protein yields the protein MTTSPLPKPFHRILLTGAAGGLGQILRETLQAHAAIVRASDISPMAPSRGAHDEVITCNLADKAGVAALVKDVDTIVHLGGISVERAFEDILDANIRGTFHIYEAARLHGIKRIVFASSNHVTGFYSQDTPLDAHTPRRPDGYYALSKAYGEDMATFYFHRYGIETVSLRIGSSFPEPRNRRMLSTWLSYGDLDHLVTRALLAPDVGHTVIYGMSDNRDAWWDNRHAAHLGFEPADSSEVFRPQVECQPQPAMSDPDSLYQGGAFTAAGPFGD from the coding sequence ATGACTACCTCCCCCTTACCCAAACCTTTCCACCGCATTCTGCTGACAGGCGCCGCCGGCGGTTTGGGCCAGATACTGCGAGAAACCCTGCAGGCCCACGCTGCCATTGTCCGAGCCTCGGACATCAGCCCGATGGCGCCGAGTCGCGGCGCACATGATGAAGTCATCACCTGCAACCTCGCCGACAAGGCCGGGGTGGCAGCCCTGGTGAAGGACGTCGACACCATCGTGCACCTGGGGGGCATTTCAGTCGAAAGGGCCTTCGAGGACATTCTCGACGCCAATATTCGCGGCACCTTCCATATTTATGAGGCGGCGCGCCTCCACGGCATCAAGCGGATCGTCTTTGCCAGCTCCAACCACGTCACCGGGTTCTATTCGCAGGACACCCCGCTCGACGCCCACACCCCGCGCCGGCCGGACGGCTATTACGCGTTGTCCAAAGCCTACGGTGAGGACATGGCGACCTTTTACTTTCACCGTTACGGCATCGAAACCGTAAGCCTGCGAATCGGCTCCTCGTTTCCCGAACCGCGCAATCGACGGATGCTTTCGACCTGGCTGAGTTATGGCGACCTGGATCATTTGGTGACACGTGCATTGCTGGCGCCTGATGTCGGCCATACGGTGATTTACGGCATGTCGGACAACCGCGATGCATGGTGGGACAACCGGCACGCCGCGCACTTGGGTTTTGAACCCGCAGACAGCTCCGAAGTCTTTCGCCCACAGGTCGAATGCCAGCCTCAACCGGCCATGAGCGACCCCGACAGCCTGTATCAAGGAGGCGCTTTTACCGCTGCCGGGCCGTTTGGCGACTGA
- a CDS encoding FadR/GntR family transcriptional regulator: MDNPNVQPGARRKHRSLAEELVTELSRRIRDGELASAEKLPTESQVMKEHGVSRTVVREAISRLQAAGLVETRHGIGTFVRDIPSASGFNIDPASIVTLHDALAVLELRISLEVEAAGLACARRTDQQLQLMRDSLDALNSRAVSVDYAVSADFQFHQQIALATGNRYFTDIMLHLGLSIIPRTRVHSARHMPNAEPYLERLTREHEDIYQAIARRDADAARAAMRLHLSNSRERMRRAYETTAKS, from the coding sequence ATGGACAACCCGAACGTCCAACCCGGTGCTCGCCGAAAGCACCGCAGTCTGGCTGAAGAGCTGGTCACCGAGCTGTCCCGGCGTATTCGTGACGGTGAGTTGGCCAGTGCCGAAAAGTTGCCCACCGAGTCTCAAGTCATGAAGGAGCATGGTGTGAGTCGCACCGTGGTCCGCGAGGCGATTTCCCGCCTGCAGGCGGCGGGGCTGGTGGAAACCCGTCACGGCATCGGCACTTTTGTGCGAGATATTCCAAGTGCAAGCGGTTTCAATATCGACCCCGCCAGCATTGTCACCCTGCATGACGCGCTGGCAGTTCTTGAGCTGCGTATCAGTCTGGAGGTCGAAGCCGCCGGTCTGGCCTGCGCGCGGCGTACCGATCAACAACTGCAATTGATGCGTGACTCGCTGGATGCCCTCAATTCCAGAGCGGTGAGTGTGGACTATGCGGTGTCGGCCGATTTCCAGTTTCACCAGCAGATTGCACTGGCGACGGGTAACCGTTATTTCACCGACATCATGCTGCACCTCGGACTCAGCATTATCCCGCGTACTCGGGTGCATTCCGCGCGGCACATGCCGAACGCGGAACCCTATCTCGAACGCCTGACCCGTGAGCACGAAGACATTTACCAGGCGATTGCGCGGCGCGATGCCGACGCCGCACGGGCAGCCATGCGCCTGCACCTTTCCAATAGCCGTGAACGGATGCGCAGGGCATACGAGACGACGGCCAAGAGCTGA
- a CDS encoding MFS transporter, which produces MALDALDGQRTTAQATSRGFAPRRWWYLIPLIFITYSLAYLDRANYGFASAAGIEQDLGITKSTSSLIGALFFLGYFFFQVPGAIYAQKYSVRKLVFWSLILWGFCAMATGLVTNIPMLMVIRVSLGIVEAAVMPAMLIFISNWFTRKERSRANTFLVLGNPVTVLWMSVVSGYLIHAWGWREMFIIEGAPAVIWAFVWWRMARDKPEQVDWLTRQEKDQLAATLADEQKGMKTVRNYRQAFTSPVVIQLCCVHALWSIGVYGFIMWLPSIIKQAAAADIVTVGWLSAVPYVAAVAAMLVVSWASDKTQQRKHFVWPLLVLGALAFFCSYLLGSSHFWLSFALLTLAGGALYAPYGPFFALIPEILPANVFGGAIGLINACGALGAFLGSWIVGYLIGLTGNPGAAYIFMTVGVLSSALLMAWVKVGRG; this is translated from the coding sequence ATGGCGCTGGATGCCCTGGACGGTCAACGCACAACGGCGCAGGCAACCTCAAGGGGCTTTGCGCCCAGACGCTGGTGGTACCTGATACCGCTGATTTTCATTACCTACAGTCTCGCGTACCTGGACCGCGCCAACTATGGCTTCGCCAGCGCGGCGGGGATCGAGCAGGACCTGGGCATCACCAAGAGCACCTCGTCGCTGATCGGCGCGTTGTTTTTCCTGGGTTACTTTTTCTTCCAGGTGCCGGGCGCGATCTACGCGCAGAAGTACAGCGTGCGCAAACTGGTGTTCTGGAGCCTGATTTTGTGGGGCTTTTGCGCCATGGCCACGGGACTGGTGACCAATATCCCGATGCTGATGGTGATTCGGGTGTCACTGGGCATCGTCGAGGCGGCCGTAATGCCCGCGATGCTGATCTTCATCAGTAACTGGTTCACGCGCAAAGAGCGTTCGCGGGCCAACACCTTTCTGGTGCTGGGCAACCCGGTCACCGTGCTGTGGATGTCAGTCGTGTCGGGCTACTTGATTCACGCCTGGGGTTGGCGCGAGATGTTCATCATCGAAGGCGCACCGGCGGTGATCTGGGCGTTTGTCTGGTGGCGGATGGCGAGGGACAAGCCCGAGCAGGTCGATTGGCTGACCCGACAGGAGAAAGACCAACTGGCCGCCACCCTGGCCGATGAACAGAAAGGCATGAAGACCGTCCGCAACTACCGCCAGGCGTTCACCAGCCCGGTGGTGATCCAGCTCTGCTGTGTGCACGCGCTGTGGAGCATCGGTGTCTACGGCTTCATCATGTGGCTGCCGAGTATCATCAAGCAGGCCGCGGCAGCCGATATCGTGACGGTCGGATGGTTGAGCGCGGTGCCTTATGTGGCTGCTGTCGCGGCCATGCTGGTTGTGTCCTGGGCTTCGGACAAAACCCAGCAGCGCAAACATTTCGTCTGGCCGCTGCTGGTGTTGGGCGCTCTGGCATTCTTTTGTTCGTACCTGCTCGGGTCTTCGCACTTCTGGTTATCGTTTGCCCTGCTGACCCTGGCGGGCGGTGCGCTTTACGCACCATACGGACCGTTTTTCGCCCTGATTCCGGAGATCCTCCCGGCCAACGTGTTTGGCGGCGCGATAGGCCTGATCAACGCCTGCGGGGCTTTGGGGGCTTTTCTCGGTTCGTGGATCGTGGGTTACTTGATTGGCCTGACCGGTAACCCCGGAGCGGCGTATATCTTCATGACCGTCGGCGTGCTGTCTTCGGCACTGCTCATGGCATGGGTCAAGGTGGGGCGTGGATAA
- a CDS encoding SDR family NAD(P)-dependent oxidoreductase: MSFTTTSFQLDGRRALITGSCKGIGLELARGLGSAGASLVINDRNLQKAQAVASQLRDEGLSVEIAVFDVTDRTQLREAINGFEAQTGAIDILINNAGIQRRAPLEDFSAEDWHELMRVNLDGVFHVSQAVAQHMIARGRGKIINICSVQSELARPTIAPYAASKGAVKMLTKGMCAEWARHGIQANGLAPGYFATEMNRALVDDQGFSEWLCKRTPAGRWGRVEELCGAAVFLASSASDFVNGQTLFVDGGLTSVV, translated from the coding sequence ATGTCATTCACTACCACTAGCTTCCAGCTTGACGGGCGGCGAGCCTTGATCACCGGTTCATGCAAAGGCATCGGACTTGAGCTGGCCCGGGGATTGGGTAGCGCCGGTGCCAGTCTGGTGATCAACGATCGCAATCTACAAAAAGCCCAGGCCGTGGCCAGCCAACTGCGCGACGAAGGGCTCAGCGTAGAAATCGCGGTGTTCGATGTCACGGACCGCACGCAGTTGCGCGAAGCGATCAACGGGTTTGAAGCGCAGACCGGGGCCATCGATATCCTGATCAACAACGCCGGCATTCAGCGCCGCGCGCCCCTGGAAGACTTCAGCGCCGAAGACTGGCACGAGCTGATGCGGGTCAATCTGGATGGCGTGTTCCATGTTTCCCAGGCGGTGGCGCAGCACATGATCGCTCGTGGTCGCGGCAAGATCATCAATATCTGCTCCGTCCAGAGCGAACTGGCGCGTCCGACCATCGCGCCCTACGCGGCGTCCAAAGGCGCGGTCAAGATGCTCACAAAAGGCATGTGCGCCGAATGGGCGCGTCACGGCATCCAGGCCAATGGCCTGGCCCCCGGTTACTTTGCGACCGAGATGAATCGCGCCCTGGTGGATGACCAGGGGTTTTCCGAATGGCTGTGCAAGCGCACCCCGGCGGGCCGTTGGGGGCGAGTCGAGGAGCTGTGCGGCGCCGCGGTGTTCCTGGCTTCGTCTGCATCCGACTTTGTCAACGGTCAAACGCTGTTCGTGGATGGAGGATTGACCAGCGTGGTTTGA
- a CDS encoding LysR family transcriptional regulator produces MEIKHLRSFVTLAEELHFGRAAQRLSIVQPALSMQIKMLEEELGVRLFERNRHSVMLTEVGVLFLPEARATLAQSAHAVQVAKAGGRGEIGRVRLGFVSSVLPHLLPSLIRSLHARFPGIELELKDMPGPDQAAALINGQLDFGLMRLPAVIPGIQTREVLQESFSIALPGDHPLVACDTLHPADLARIPVFMLARRYAPGFHDALMQALNSQGTPLAIASELGEFTTMLALVSAGLGVGLLPANAARALPANVISRPLDLGSYRASTGLAWVDLNSAVKNTVFNLMNELLLPPAP; encoded by the coding sequence TTGGAAATCAAACACCTGCGCTCATTTGTAACCTTGGCCGAAGAGCTCCACTTCGGGCGCGCCGCGCAACGCCTGTCGATCGTGCAGCCAGCACTGAGCATGCAGATAAAAATGCTGGAAGAAGAATTGGGGGTGCGCTTGTTCGAGCGTAATCGGCACTCGGTCATGCTCACGGAAGTGGGCGTACTGTTCCTGCCCGAGGCACGCGCCACGCTGGCTCAATCGGCCCATGCGGTGCAGGTGGCCAAAGCCGGTGGACGCGGTGAAATCGGTCGTGTGCGTCTGGGTTTTGTGTCATCGGTGTTGCCGCACCTGCTGCCCTCGCTGATCCGCTCGCTGCATGCGCGCTTTCCGGGCATAGAGCTGGAACTCAAGGACATGCCGGGGCCTGACCAGGCGGCTGCATTGATCAATGGCCAGCTCGACTTTGGCCTGATGCGCTTGCCCGCCGTCATCCCGGGCATTCAAACCCGTGAGGTGTTGCAGGAATCGTTCAGCATTGCCCTGCCCGGCGATCACCCGCTGGTGGCGTGCGACACCCTGCACCCGGCAGATCTGGCCCGCATCCCGGTCTTCATGCTGGCCAGACGTTACGCCCCGGGCTTCCATGATGCGCTGATGCAGGCCCTGAACAGCCAAGGAACACCGCTGGCCATCGCCTCGGAGCTGGGCGAGTTCACCACCATGCTCGCGCTGGTATCTGCCGGCCTGGGTGTTGGCCTGCTGCCCGCCAATGCCGCCCGCGCACTGCCCGCCAATGTCATCTCCCGACCGTTGGACCTGGGCAGTTACCGGGCATCCACCGGGCTGGCCTGGGTTGATCTCAACAGCGCCGTGAAAAACACCGTGTTCAATTTGATGAACGAACTGCTGCTCCCTCCCGCGCCATGA
- a CDS encoding MFS transporter — protein sequence MNLKSLLPLAIALLMFPQIAQTLYSPALSDLGLALAVSPQQAAQTLSVFFLAFAVGVVIWGRLSDRLGRRLTLLAGLALYAVATGLALSARRLEALLLAQAVAAFGAAVASVVTQTVLRDRYRGAELARVFSLVGIALAASPALGLVAGTGLVHLYGYRGVLACLLLLALLLGGWCTWALPETRPVDVPVAPLADTLWRMLKDGDIWRCAVLVSAFNVALFSYYSLGPFMFERLGLTPQAFGQSGVLLALGSGSGAWLNKTLLKRGFGSAALVKMASGLLLAGAILVGLLQDSGLFAWAMLGVVLAFGMAIPNVLGAALTAYQDRLGTAGALFGLLYYLLIGAALSLVAWGQSLSLTLFACAAAALLCSHRTAGG from the coding sequence ATGAATCTGAAAAGCCTCCTGCCGCTGGCCATTGCCTTGCTGATGTTCCCGCAAATCGCCCAGACCCTCTACAGCCCGGCGTTGTCGGACCTTGGGCTGGCATTGGCCGTAAGCCCGCAACAAGCGGCCCAGACCCTGTCGGTGTTCTTCCTGGCGTTTGCCGTGGGTGTAGTGATCTGGGGGCGCCTCAGTGATCGTCTGGGGCGACGCCTGACGTTGCTCGCAGGCTTGGCGCTGTACGCTGTGGCGACGGGGCTGGCATTGAGTGCCAGGCGCCTCGAAGCGTTGCTGCTGGCCCAGGCCGTGGCGGCATTTGGGGCTGCCGTTGCTTCGGTAGTGACTCAAACGGTCTTGCGTGACCGCTACCGCGGCGCCGAGCTGGCCCGGGTGTTTTCGCTGGTGGGCATTGCCCTGGCGGCCAGCCCCGCGCTGGGGTTGGTGGCCGGCACGGGGCTGGTGCATCTGTATGGCTATCGCGGCGTGCTGGCCTGCCTGTTGCTGCTGGCGCTGTTGCTGGGTGGCTGGTGCACATGGGCCTTGCCGGAAACCCGTCCGGTCGACGTGCCCGTGGCGCCGCTGGCCGACACCTTGTGGCGGATGCTTAAAGATGGGGACATCTGGCGCTGCGCTGTGCTCGTCAGCGCGTTTAACGTTGCCTTGTTCAGCTATTACAGCCTTGGACCTTTCATGTTTGAAAGACTGGGCCTGACGCCTCAGGCATTTGGTCAGAGCGGGGTGCTGCTGGCCCTGGGCTCGGGCTCCGGCGCGTGGCTAAACAAGACCCTGCTCAAGCGCGGTTTCGGCAGCGCGGCCCTGGTGAAAATGGCCAGCGGATTGCTGTTGGCGGGAGCCATTCTGGTCGGGCTGCTGCAGGACAGCGGTCTGTTCGCCTGGGCGATGCTGGGCGTGGTGCTGGCGTTCGGCATGGCGATTCCCAATGTCCTGGGGGCAGCACTGACGGCGTACCAAGACCGTCTGGGTACTGCCGGAGCGTTGTTTGGCTTGCTGTATTACCTGCTTATCGGCGCTGCGCTGTCGCTGGTGGCCTGGGGGCAGAGTTTGAGCCTGACCTTGTTCGCCTGCGCCGCCGCAGCGCTGCTGTGCAGTCACCGCACTGCTGGCGGGTGA
- a CDS encoding AraC family transcriptional regulator, with amino-acid sequence MPWLKADSPFDPDQLDTPVIGIGALLGNHDSGLHRHRCGQLLFTQRGCTRITLDHQVCMLPPTQVAWIPPGVEHRAVMQQTVDYRSVYLDQTLSRQLPDHVQVMSVSSLLRAVLESICEAPFKTDWHHGKPFHLLSLCLDEIAAAPAQPMLLPLPVDRRLSPLLENLEQLPPDLQTLVTRVGASDRTIGRIFRRETGMGYQQWRLLRAVELLATGRSLDCCADELGFASDSAFIAFFKGMTGCTPRGYFK; translated from the coding sequence ATGCCCTGGCTCAAGGCCGATAGCCCGTTTGACCCCGATCAATTGGACACCCCGGTGATCGGCATCGGTGCCTTGCTGGGCAATCACGACTCGGGCTTGCATCGCCATCGCTGCGGGCAACTGCTCTTCACCCAGCGAGGATGCACGCGCATTACGCTCGACCATCAAGTGTGCATGCTGCCACCGACCCAGGTTGCCTGGATTCCGCCCGGCGTTGAGCACCGGGCCGTCATGCAGCAGACGGTGGACTATCGCTCGGTCTACCTGGATCAAACGCTGTCCCGGCAGTTACCCGATCATGTGCAGGTGATGTCGGTCAGCTCGTTGTTGCGTGCCGTGCTGGAAAGCATTTGCGAGGCACCGTTCAAGACTGACTGGCATCACGGCAAACCGTTCCACCTGCTCAGCCTGTGCCTCGATGAAATCGCCGCCGCCCCTGCACAACCGATGCTGTTGCCCCTGCCCGTAGACAGGCGCCTGTCGCCGTTGCTGGAGAACCTTGAGCAATTGCCCCCCGACCTGCAAACGCTGGTCACACGCGTAGGGGCCAGCGACAGGACCATCGGCCGTATCTTCAGGCGAGAAACAGGGATGGGTTATCAGCAATGGCGGCTGTTGCGTGCCGTCGAACTGCTCGCCACCGGCCGTAGTCTTGATTGCTGTGCTGATGAGCTGGGCTTTGCCAGCGACAGTGCGTTCATCGCGTTTTTCAAAGGCATGACGGGCTGTACGCCGCGGGGATATTTCAAGTAA
- the catA gene encoding catechol 1,2-dioxygenase — MTVKITHTDAIQSFFKEAAGFGNDNGSPRLKSIILRVLQDAAKIIEDLDITEDEFWKSVDYLNRLGGRSEAGLLVAGLGIEHFLDLLQDTKDAQVGLTGGTPRTIEGPLYVAGAPICNAEARMDDGSEEGVATVMFLEGQVLDTLGKPVAGATVDLWHANTKGTYSFFDQSQTEYNLRRRIITDAEGRYRARSIVPSGYGCDPQGPTQECLDLLGRHGQRPAHVHFFISAPGHRHLTTQINLSGEKYLWDDFAYATREGLVGEVVFHEDGARGVAGRYAELKFDFQLQQAVDTAAELRSHRPRALQEG; from the coding sequence ATGACCGTGAAAATCACTCACACAGACGCTATCCAGAGCTTCTTCAAAGAAGCCGCCGGCTTTGGTAACGATAACGGCAGCCCGCGCTTGAAAAGCATCATTCTGCGTGTACTGCAAGACGCCGCCAAAATCATCGAAGACCTCGATATCACGGAAGACGAGTTCTGGAAGTCGGTGGATTACCTCAACCGTCTGGGTGGTCGCTCGGAAGCCGGCTTGCTGGTTGCAGGCCTGGGCATCGAGCACTTCCTTGACCTGCTGCAGGACACCAAAGACGCCCAGGTTGGCTTGACCGGCGGTACACCGCGGACCATCGAAGGTCCGTTGTATGTGGCCGGGGCGCCGATCTGTAACGCTGAAGCGCGCATGGACGACGGCAGCGAAGAGGGCGTCGCCACGGTCATGTTTCTGGAGGGCCAGGTGCTCGACACCCTGGGCAAACCGGTTGCCGGTGCGACGGTGGACCTGTGGCACGCTAACACCAAGGGCACTTACTCGTTCTTCGATCAGAGCCAGACCGAGTACAACCTGCGCCGCCGCATCATCACCGACGCCGAGGGCCGCTATCGCGCCCGCAGTATCGTGCCATCGGGCTATGGCTGCGATCCGCAGGGCCCGACCCAGGAATGCCTGGACTTGCTGGGTCGCCATGGCCAGCGGCCGGCCCACGTGCATTTCTTTATCTCGGCGCCGGGGCACCGTCACCTGACCACCCAGATCAACCTGTCGGGCGAGAAGTACCTGTGGGATGACTTCGCCTACGCCACCCGTGAAGGGCTGGTCGGTGAGGTGGTGTTCCACGAGGATGGCGCCCGCGGTGTGGCGGGCCGTTATGCCGAACTGAAATTCGACTTCCAGCTGCAACAGGCCGTCGATACCGCCGCCGAACTTCGCAGCCACCGTCCACGGGCGCTGCAGGAAGGTTGA
- the catC gene encoding muconolactone Delta-isomerase, translating to MLFHVKMTVKLPVDMDPAKAAKLKADEKELAHRLQREGTWRHLWRIAGHYANYSVFDVASVEALHDTLMQLPLFPYMDIEVDGLCRHPSSIHDDDR from the coding sequence ATGCTATTCCACGTGAAAATGACCGTGAAACTGCCGGTTGATATGGACCCGGCCAAAGCGGCCAAGCTCAAGGCCGACGAGAAGGAGCTGGCTCACCGTCTGCAGCGCGAAGGCACATGGCGGCACCTGTGGCGTATTGCCGGGCACTACGCCAACTACAGCGTATTCGATGTGGCCAGCGTCGAGGCGCTGCACGATACCCTGATGCAACTGCCGTTATTCCCGTACATGGATATCGAAGTCGATGGGCTCTGCCGCCATCCGTCCTCGATTCATGACGACGACCGTTAA
- a CDS encoding muconate cycloisomerase family protein: MSQALIESLTTLIVDLPTIRPHKLAMHTMQKQTLVILRLRCSDGIEGIGEATTIGGLAYGYESPESMKANIDAHLAPMLVGMAADNINAAMQTLDKIAKGNTFAKSGIESALLDAQGKRLGLPVSELLGGRVRDSLEVAWTLASGDTARDIAEAEQMLDVRRHRIFKLKIGANPLEQDLKHVIAIKKALGDRASVRVDVNQYWDESQAIRGCQVLGDNGIDLIEQPISRVNRSGQVRLNLRSPAPIMADESIESVEDAFSLAADGAASVFALKIAKNGGPRAVLRTAQIAEAAGVALYGGTMLEGSVGTLASAHAFLTLKQLTWGTELFGPLLLTADIITEAPQYRDFELHIPRTPGLGLTLDEERLAHFRRT, encoded by the coding sequence ATGAGCCAAGCCCTGATTGAAAGCCTGACGACCCTCATCGTCGACCTGCCGACCATCCGCCCGCACAAGCTGGCGATGCACACCATGCAGAAACAGACCCTGGTGATCCTGCGCCTGCGTTGCAGCGACGGCATCGAAGGGATCGGCGAGGCCACCACCATCGGTGGGCTGGCCTACGGTTACGAAAGCCCGGAAAGCATGAAGGCCAACATCGATGCGCACCTGGCACCGATGCTGGTGGGCATGGCTGCCGACAATATCAACGCGGCCATGCAGACCCTGGACAAGATCGCCAAGGGTAACACCTTCGCCAAGTCCGGGATTGAAAGCGCATTGCTCGATGCCCAGGGCAAGCGCCTGGGCCTGCCGGTCAGCGAGCTGCTGGGCGGTCGTGTGCGCGACAGCCTGGAAGTGGCCTGGACGCTGGCCAGCGGCGACACGGCCCGTGACATCGCGGAAGCCGAGCAGATGCTGGACGTGCGACGTCACCGGATCTTCAAACTGAAGATCGGCGCCAATCCGCTGGAGCAGGACCTCAAGCATGTGATCGCGATCAAAAAGGCCCTGGGTGACCGGGCCAGCGTACGTGTTGACGTCAACCAGTATTGGGATGAATCCCAGGCGATTCGTGGTTGCCAGGTGCTGGGTGACAACGGTATCGATCTGATTGAGCAGCCGATCTCACGGGTCAACCGTTCGGGGCAGGTGCGTCTGAACCTGCGCAGCCCGGCCCCGATCATGGCTGACGAGTCCATTGAAAGTGTCGAGGATGCGTTCAGCCTGGCCGCGGACGGCGCTGCCAGCGTGTTTGCCCTGAAGATCGCCAAAAATGGCGGCCCTCGCGCTGTGCTGCGCACTGCCCAGATCGCCGAAGCGGCCGGGGTCGCCCTGTATGGCGGGACCATGCTCGAAGGCTCGGTGGGCACCCTGGCCTCGGCCCATGCGTTCCTGACGCTCAAGCAACTGACCTGGGGCACCGAGCTGTTCGGGCCGCTGCTGTTGACCGCCGACATCATTACCGAGGCGCCGCAGTATCGTGACTTCGAGCTGCACATTCCGCGTACGCCGGGGCTGGGCCTGACCCTGGACGAAGAGCGCCTGGCGCACTTCCGTCGCACTTGA